In Nocardioides sp. JQ2195, a genomic segment contains:
- a CDS encoding demethylmenaquinone methyltransferase, with protein MTRAELDKDPHDVRRMFDAVARRYDITNDVLSMGQDRRWRKDVINAVDPRPGELVLDLAAGTGTSSQPFADLGATVVPCDFSIGMLEVGKQAKPHLPFTAGDGTQLPFADDTFDAVTISFGLRNIVDPKAGLRELRRVTKPGGRIVVCEFSHPTFAPFRTVYMEYLMKALPAIARAVSSSPDAYVYLAESIRAWPDQQGLSQWLAEAGWTGCEFRNLSGGIVALHRATA; from the coding sequence GTGACTCGCGCTGAACTGGACAAGGACCCGCACGACGTACGCCGCATGTTCGACGCGGTGGCTCGTCGCTACGACATCACCAACGACGTGTTGTCGATGGGCCAGGACCGTCGCTGGCGCAAGGACGTCATCAACGCGGTCGACCCGAGGCCCGGCGAGCTCGTGCTCGACCTGGCCGCCGGCACCGGCACCTCCAGCCAGCCCTTCGCCGACCTGGGGGCGACCGTGGTCCCGTGTGACTTCTCGATCGGCATGCTCGAGGTCGGGAAGCAGGCGAAGCCGCACCTGCCGTTCACCGCGGGTGACGGGACCCAGCTGCCGTTCGCCGACGACACGTTCGATGCGGTGACCATCTCCTTCGGCCTGCGCAACATCGTCGACCCGAAGGCTGGCCTGCGGGAGCTGCGCCGGGTGACCAAGCCGGGTGGCCGCATCGTGGTGTGCGAGTTCAGCCACCCGACCTTCGCACCGTTCCGCACGGTCTACATGGAGTACCTGATGAAGGCGCTCCCCGCGATCGCGCGCGCGGTGTCGTCGAGCCCGGACGCCTACGTCTACCTGGCGGAGTCGATCCGCGCCTGGCCGGACCAGCAGGGCCTGTCGCAGTGGCTCGCGGAGGCCGGCTGGACCGGCTGCGAGTTCCGCAACCTCAGTGGGGGGATCGTCGCCCTGCACCGCGCCACCGCCTGA